A window of Streptomyces sp. SAI-127 contains these coding sequences:
- a CDS encoding aldo/keto reductase has translation MQYVKLGSTGLDVSRICLGCMSYGLPDRGVHEWTLDEEASRPLIRQALDAGINFFDTANVYSDGTSEEIVGKALSDFANRDEIVLATKVNGPMRSGQNAAGLSRKAIMTEIDHSLRRLGTDYVDLYQIHRFDPRTPVEETMEALHDLVKAGKVRYLGASSMYAWQFSKMQYTAERHGWTKFVSMQNHYNLLYREEEREMLPLCADQGVSALPWSPLARGRLTRDWGTVTDRSSTDNFGSRLYQEGDRTIVEAVTRIAGDRGVPRAQVALAWLLAQDTVAAPIVGAGKPHHIEDAVAAVELELSEKEIEELEGPYTTRPIVGHS, from the coding sequence ATGCAGTACGTGAAGCTCGGTTCGACGGGCCTGGACGTCTCGCGGATCTGTCTGGGCTGCATGTCCTACGGCCTGCCGGACCGCGGCGTGCACGAGTGGACCCTCGACGAGGAGGCGTCGCGGCCACTGATCCGGCAGGCCCTGGACGCGGGCATCAACTTCTTCGACACCGCGAACGTCTACTCCGACGGCACCAGTGAGGAGATCGTCGGCAAGGCGCTCAGCGACTTCGCGAACCGCGACGAGATCGTGCTCGCGACCAAGGTGAACGGCCCGATGCGGTCGGGGCAGAACGCCGCGGGACTGTCCCGCAAGGCGATCATGACGGAGATCGACCACAGCCTGCGGCGCCTCGGCACCGACTACGTCGACCTCTACCAGATCCACCGCTTCGACCCGCGCACCCCGGTCGAGGAGACGATGGAGGCGCTGCACGACCTGGTGAAGGCGGGCAAGGTGCGCTACCTCGGGGCCAGTTCGATGTACGCCTGGCAGTTCTCCAAGATGCAGTACACGGCCGAGCGGCACGGCTGGACGAAGTTCGTGTCCATGCAGAACCACTACAACCTCCTCTACCGCGAGGAGGAGCGCGAGATGCTGCCGCTCTGCGCCGACCAGGGCGTCAGCGCCCTGCCGTGGAGCCCGCTGGCCCGCGGCCGCCTGACCCGGGACTGGGGCACGGTCACCGACCGCAGCTCCACCGACAACTTCGGCAGCCGCCTCTACCAGGAGGGCGACCGCACCATCGTCGAGGCCGTCACCCGCATCGCCGGCGACCGGGGCGTCCCGCGCGCCCAGGTGGCCCTGGCCTGGCTCCTGGCCCAGGACACGGTGGCCGCCCCGATCGTGGGAGCGGGCAAGCCGCACCACATCGAGGACGCGGTGGCGGCCGTCGAACTGGAGCTCAGCGAGAAGGAGATCGAGGAGTTGGAGGGGCCGTACACGACCCGTCCGATCGTCGGCCACAGCTGA
- a CDS encoding flavoprotein: MTEQDEIPPFLYVVVCAAGIAADVGKLITAAQEREWQVGVIATPTAMNGFFDTAAVEAATGHPIRSAWRRPGDPRPFPDPDAVVVAPATFNTINKWAAGIADTLAVGTLCEVVGRGVPTGVLTCVSDDLAGHPAYQDSLIRLRGMGVRFGYPYQGAEGEEFGWERALDLVEPGRW; encoded by the coding sequence GTGACCGAACAGGACGAGATACCGCCCTTCTTGTACGTCGTGGTGTGCGCCGCCGGTATCGCGGCGGACGTCGGCAAGCTGATCACCGCCGCACAGGAGCGGGAGTGGCAGGTCGGCGTCATCGCCACGCCCACCGCCATGAACGGCTTCTTCGACACGGCGGCCGTCGAGGCGGCCACCGGCCACCCGATCCGCTCCGCGTGGCGTCGGCCGGGGGACCCGAGGCCCTTCCCGGACCCGGACGCGGTCGTGGTGGCCCCGGCCACCTTCAACACGATCAACAAGTGGGCGGCCGGTATCGCCGACACCCTCGCGGTGGGCACGCTGTGCGAGGTGGTCGGCCGGGGCGTCCCGACCGGCGTCCTGACCTGTGTCTCCGACGACCTCGCCGGTCACCCCGCCTACCAGGACAGCCTGATCCGGCTGCGGGGGATGGGCGTGCGCTTCGGATACCCCTACCAGGGCGCCGAGGGCGAGGAGTTCGGGTGGGAACGGGCGCTGGATCTTGTCGAGCCCGGAAGATGGTGA
- a CDS encoding phytanoyl-CoA dioxygenase family protein has protein sequence MTVTGIETGLRQFQEDGFMVVRGLFAPDEIDRLCGEFAALRTGGPVPGHFEPSAPGESTDPLRRYPRVMQPHEINDLALHVLLDARLREVLETLLGEEVLAAQSMFYFKPPGARGQALHQDNFYLRVEPGTCVAAWVACDVIGRDNGGLEVVPGTHRMDLFCPELADSEVSFAREYVAPPPGLAAVPVDMAPGDVLFFNGSLVHGSQPNRTADRFRRSFIGHYVGASTERIGHYYRTLSMSGARVPLPESEGAGPCGTEFAPHGPH, from the coding sequence ATGACAGTCACAGGCATCGAGACGGGGCTCCGGCAGTTCCAGGAGGACGGCTTCATGGTCGTTCGCGGGCTGTTCGCACCCGACGAGATCGACCGGCTGTGCGGCGAGTTCGCGGCACTGCGCACCGGCGGGCCGGTGCCGGGGCATTTCGAGCCGAGTGCGCCGGGCGAGTCGACGGATCCGCTGCGGAGGTATCCGCGGGTGATGCAGCCGCACGAGATCAACGACCTCGCGCTGCACGTCCTGCTGGACGCCCGGCTGCGGGAGGTGCTGGAGACGCTGCTCGGGGAGGAGGTGCTGGCCGCGCAGAGCATGTTCTACTTCAAGCCACCGGGGGCGCGGGGCCAGGCGCTGCACCAGGACAACTTCTATCTGCGGGTCGAACCGGGCACCTGTGTCGCGGCCTGGGTGGCCTGCGATGTGATCGGCCGGGACAACGGCGGCCTCGAGGTCGTCCCGGGTACGCACCGGATGGACCTGTTCTGCCCGGAACTCGCGGACTCCGAGGTGTCGTTCGCGCGGGAGTACGTCGCACCGCCACCGGGGCTCGCCGCGGTTCCCGTCGACATGGCGCCGGGGGATGTTCTGTTCTTCAACGGGAGCCTGGTGCACGGGTCGCAGCCGAACCGCACCGCCGACCGGTTCCGTCGGTCCTTCATCGGGCACTACGTGGGGGCTTCCACCGAGCGGATCGGGCACTACTACCGGACGTTGTCGATGAGCGGTGCGCGGGTGCCGTTGCCGGAGAGCGAGGGGGCGGGGCCGTGCGGCACGGAGTTCGCACCGCACGGGCCGCACTAG